One window of Mediterraneibacter butyricigenes genomic DNA carries:
- a CDS encoding DEAD/DEAH box helicase: MRIELFPFQKRALADIRMKTAEAMGSYHRTHAPQVVSFTAPTGAGKTIIMSALIEAVLFGDEQYMEQPNAIIVWLSDSPQLNEQSKQKIDSKADKIKLSQCVTISEESFDKEVFEDGHVYFLNTQKLSVTSKLTKNGDGRTYTIWQTLANTVWEKSDRLYFIIDEAHRGMQGREASRATTIMQKFIKGSEDDGIPPMPVVIGMSATTQRFNALVEGTSSTIHKSIVTTDEVRASGLLKDRIVITYPEEGAVNNDMAILQAAADDWKEKWEHWTQYCFEQHYAYVNPILIIQVLNGTGDALTDTNLDDCIAKIEERTGFKLESGQVVHTFGSTAATLNVNELDVRYEEPSNIAEDRNIRVVFFKENLSTGWDCPRAETMMSFKHANDATYIAQLLGRMVRTPMQMHIQVDDVLNDVHLYLPYFNEDTVRDVVEALQSTEGGDIPTDIYGESLSGKKFETLTVRPQKKKEVQQTPGQMTLFDVFSGQTISERQTDIVTTKPTGDIVPTTYPQITGVQEQLAYTSRQNQMQQTTDTTALVQSGLTMSQTSDIESPLRSNIVESSKTDQQNTSVAEDMFNREDVMKFINDAGLLSYNIRALRINDYLKSLYRMAHLLTMSKLHREAIREVQDEIVEMIHNYVEGLKTEGKYDDLVQQVKQFKLATQIFDAFGETVDNYSVHDLFTTTDSDIERQFRIADVKLGREGIGMAYGNKYMDMSDLTAFKVDVILFVADEECMNRLHSYAEIRFHGLNDDYRRYIATIDSEKIRKDYDSIVSDGDSVSKHNFRLPETIQVPHEVGGKEYRNHLFVSDITGVATMKLNTWEAGVIEEEEKREDFVCWIRNPSRGSWALCIPYEIDGEIKPTYPDFIIVRKDRVLGYVVDILEPHNPDFKDNLGKAKGFADYAKKNPGVGRIQLIRMSKDAAGNHKFKRLDMSKTAVRDKVSHAINTDELDHIFDTDGVIE; the protein is encoded by the coding sequence TCACTGCACCAACCGGAGCTGGAAAGACCATCATCATGTCTGCGCTGATTGAGGCTGTTCTTTTCGGCGATGAACAGTATATGGAGCAACCGAATGCAATTATAGTCTGGCTTTCGGATTCGCCTCAGCTGAACGAGCAGTCGAAGCAGAAGATCGACTCCAAGGCTGATAAGATTAAGTTGTCGCAGTGCGTTACGATTTCTGAGGAATCCTTTGATAAAGAGGTATTTGAGGATGGTCATGTTTATTTTCTGAATACACAGAAATTATCGGTTACTTCTAAACTCACGAAAAATGGCGATGGGCGTACTTATACGATTTGGCAGACTCTTGCAAATACCGTTTGGGAGAAAAGCGACCGACTGTATTTTATCATTGACGAAGCACACCGTGGTATGCAAGGACGCGAAGCCAGCAGAGCAACAACTATAATGCAGAAATTTATTAAGGGGAGTGAAGATGATGGAATTCCTCCAATGCCGGTAGTTATCGGTATGTCTGCTACCACGCAGAGATTCAATGCATTGGTCGAGGGCACGTCCTCTACAATTCATAAATCAATAGTGACAACGGATGAAGTGCGTGCTTCTGGACTTTTAAAGGACAGGATTGTTATCACTTATCCGGAAGAAGGGGCGGTCAATAATGATATGGCTATTCTGCAAGCAGCTGCAGATGATTGGAAGGAAAAGTGGGAACATTGGACGCAGTATTGCTTTGAGCAACACTATGCCTATGTAAATCCAATTTTAATCATTCAGGTTTTGAATGGAACGGGAGATGCTCTAACTGACACAAATCTAGATGACTGTATTGCAAAGATAGAGGAACGGACAGGATTCAAGCTAGAAAGCGGTCAAGTTGTTCATACCTTTGGTAGCACAGCAGCAACACTGAACGTCAATGAGCTTGATGTGCGTTATGAGGAGCCTTCCAATATTGCTGAAGATAGAAACATTCGCGTAGTGTTCTTTAAAGAAAATCTTTCAACTGGCTGGGATTGTCCGCGAGCAGAAACAATGATGTCCTTTAAACATGCAAACGATGCTACATATATTGCACAGCTTCTCGGGCGAATGGTCAGAACACCAATGCAGATGCATATTCAGGTGGACGATGTTTTGAACGATGTACATCTCTATTTGCCGTACTTCAATGAAGATACAGTTAGGGATGTTGTAGAAGCCTTGCAGAGTACGGAAGGTGGAGATATTCCGACCGATATTTATGGTGAATCCTTATCTGGAAAGAAATTTGAAACATTGACTGTTAGACCACAGAAGAAAAAAGAAGTGCAGCAGACTCCGGGACAGATGACGTTGTTTGATGTATTTTCCGGTCAGACAATATCTGAGCGGCAGACTGATATAGTAACAACAAAGCCAACTGGTGATATCGTTCCTACGACGTATCCTCAAATTACTGGAGTGCAGGAACAACTAGCATATACATCGAGACAGAATCAGATGCAACAGACCACTGATACAACAGCTCTTGTTCAGTCTGGATTGACTATGTCACAGACTTCTGACATAGAATCACCACTCAGAAGTAACATTGTGGAAAGTTCCAAAACGGATCAGCAAAATACCTCTGTAGCGGAAGATATGTTTAATCGTGAAGATGTTATGAAATTTATAAACGATGCAGGACTTCTTTCTTATAACATCAGAGCACTTCGAATCAATGATTATCTGAAATCGTTGTATAGGATGGCACATTTACTTACGATGTCTAAATTACATCGTGAGGCAATTCGAGAAGTTCAGGATGAAATCGTTGAGATGATTCACAATTATGTGGAAGGTCTTAAGACAGAAGGAAAATATGATGACCTTGTTCAGCAGGTTAAACAGTTTAAGCTGGCGACTCAAATCTTTGATGCCTTTGGAGAGACTGTGGACAATTATTCGGTGCATGACTTGTTCACAACGACAGATTCTGATATAGAGAGACAATTTAGGATTGCTGATGTAAAGCTCGGGCGAGAAGGCATCGGCATGGCATATGGTAACAAGTATATGGATATGTCTGACCTAACGGCATTTAAAGTTGATGTTATTCTTTTTGTCGCTGACGAAGAGTGCATGAACCGTTTACATTCTTATGCAGAGATTCGCTTTCACGGATTGAATGATGATTATCGCAGATATATTGCTACAATCGACTCTGAAAAAATTCGTAAAGATTACGACAGCATTGTTTCAGATGGTGATTCTGTTAGCAAACATAATTTCCGTTTGCCTGAGACTATTCAGGTGCCACATGAAGTGGGGGGAAAAGAATATAGAAATCATCTTTTCGTCAGCGACATAACCGGTGTAGCAACTATGAAATTAAATACTTGGGAAGCAGGAGTCATTGAAGAGGAAGAAAAACGAGAAGACTTTGTCTGTTGGATTCGGAATCCTTCCAGAGGCTCATGGGCACTTTGTATTCCTTATGAAATTGATGGTGAAATAAAGCCTACTTATCCTGATTTCATTATAGTAAGAAAAGATCGTGTCCTCGGGTATGTTGTTGATATTCTTGAACCACATAATCCTGACTTTAAGGATAATCTCGGAAAAGCGAAGGGATTCGCAGATTACGCAAAAAAGAATCCGGGTGTGGGAAGAATTCAGCTTATTCGTATGAGCAAAGATGCTGCTGGAAATCACAAGTTTAAGAGATTAGATATGTCTAAAACAGCTGTTCGGGATAAAGTATCTCATGCAATAAATACAGACGAGCTCGATCA